A window of Drosophila santomea strain STO CAGO 1482 chromosome X, Prin_Dsan_1.1, whole genome shotgun sequence genomic DNA:
ACACAAATTATACTAAGTTAACAACAACTCAATGGCTAACAAGTAATGTAAAACATTGTGTAATAATATAGAagtaataaatgaaatatttccaCATTATGTCGACTTCTAACATCGTTTTCCTCGCAGTGCCTGTCACCTCTGACGTCTCCCATTCAAAGCACAAATTTTCATAGCAATAGAATTGTGTTTTCTTCAACTAAAGCAACTCAGTTGTTCCAGACTCCTTCCTAGCCATGGCCTTTGAAGTGCGCATCAAGTGCCGCGAGATGTTGGCAGCAGCCCTGCAAGCGGGCGATTTGCCGAAAGGATGCGGCGATCCGGAGGACATGGCCGCCCAGCTGGAGGAGGCCATTTACGTGGAGCTGAAGTGCTGCCAGGTGAAGTACAAGAATCGCATACGTTCGCGACTGGCCAACTTGCGGGATCCAAAGAATCCGGGATTGCGCGAGAAGTTCTTGCTCGGGCTGATAGGCGTGGAGAAGATGGCGAGGATGACGCCCGAGGAGATGGCCAACGATGATCTGAAGCAGATGCGCCAGAAGTTCGTCCAGGACTCGATCAACAAGGCGCAGATGGCCAAGTTCCAGGGCACCAAGACGGATCTCTTCAAGTGCGATCGCTGCCACAAGCGCAACTGCATCCAACTGCACACCCGTGATGGCGACGAGCCCATGGTCACCTTCGTCATGTGCGACGAGTGCGGCAACCGCTGGAAGAACTAGTCATCCTTAGAAGATTCAGTGCTCTGGTTACCA
This region includes:
- the LOC120455954 gene encoding transcription elongation factor S-II, with amino-acid sequence MAFEVRIKCREMLAAALQAGDLPKGCGDPEDMAAQLEEAIYVELKCCQVKYKNRIRSRLANLRDPKNPGLREKFLLGLIGVEKMARMTPEEMANDDLKQMRQKFVQDSINKAQMAKFQGTKTDLFKCDRCHKRNCIQLHTRDGDEPMVTFVMCDECGNRWKN